The following are encoded together in the Fundidesulfovibrio putealis DSM 16056 genome:
- a CDS encoding aminopeptidase produces the protein MNCLEHDSKSCWDVYSSAEDLAAMDELANRYVSFLTECKTERETIAYVRERLLKAGFVESVDHAFTADACFKSFKGKTIFIARKGKRPLSEGFRLLGAHADTPRLDLKQRPIYEDCNVSQAKTHYYGGIRKHQWMARPLALHGVVAKTDGSVVDIVIGEKPEDPVFTIPDLLPHLASKQMDLKLSEAFEGEKLNIIMGHAPAPEEIEAKKTGAKTCVKNRVLTLLNERYGIHETDLYSAEIQAVPAGPARFVGLDGSMIGGFGHDDRLCVFSGFEALLTAEQPEHTQIVLFWDKEEIGSEGSTGARSKFFEYCLQDLIDAWEPKARLSRVLDASKAVSADVNAALDPDYQDVHEKMNACLLGHGPTFNKFTGHRGKVGASDADFGYVAWIRGVMDKAGVPWQMAELGKVDLGGGGTVAKFLAVYGMDIIDFGPPVLSMHSPFELCSKADLYASVKAYKAFLES, from the coding sequence ATGAACTGTCTGGAACACGATTCGAAGAGCTGCTGGGACGTCTATTCCTCCGCTGAAGACCTCGCCGCCATGGACGAACTGGCCAACCGCTATGTCTCGTTCCTCACCGAGTGCAAGACCGAGCGCGAGACCATAGCCTACGTGCGCGAGCGCCTGCTCAAGGCCGGTTTCGTGGAGAGCGTGGACCACGCCTTCACCGCAGACGCCTGTTTCAAGTCCTTCAAGGGCAAGACCATCTTCATCGCGCGCAAGGGCAAGCGCCCCCTGTCCGAGGGCTTCCGGCTGCTTGGCGCGCACGCCGACACCCCCCGCCTGGACCTCAAGCAGCGCCCCATCTACGAGGACTGCAACGTCTCCCAGGCCAAGACCCACTACTACGGCGGCATCCGCAAGCACCAGTGGATGGCCCGCCCCCTGGCCCTGCACGGCGTGGTGGCCAAGACCGACGGCAGCGTGGTGGACATCGTCATCGGCGAAAAGCCCGAGGACCCGGTGTTCACCATCCCGGACCTGCTGCCCCACCTGGCCTCCAAGCAGATGGACCTGAAGCTCTCCGAGGCCTTCGAGGGCGAGAAGCTGAACATCATCATGGGCCACGCGCCTGCTCCCGAAGAAATCGAGGCCAAGAAGACCGGCGCGAAGACCTGCGTGAAGAACCGCGTGCTCACCCTCCTGAACGAGCGCTACGGCATCCACGAGACCGACCTCTATTCCGCCGAGATCCAGGCCGTACCGGCTGGCCCGGCCCGCTTCGTGGGCCTGGACGGGTCCATGATCGGAGGCTTCGGCCACGACGACCGTTTGTGCGTGTTCTCCGGGTTCGAGGCGCTCCTGACCGCCGAGCAGCCCGAGCACACCCAGATCGTGCTCTTCTGGGACAAGGAGGAGATCGGCTCCGAGGGTTCCACCGGGGCGCGCTCCAAGTTCTTCGAATATTGCCTCCAGGACCTGATCGACGCCTGGGAGCCGAAAGCGCGGCTGTCGCGCGTGCTGGACGCCTCCAAGGCCGTGTCCGCCGACGTGAACGCCGCCCTGGACCCCGACTACCAGGACGTGCACGAAAAAATGAACGCCTGCCTGCTGGGCCACGGCCCCACGTTCAACAAGTTCACCGGCCACCGGGGCAAGGTGGGCGCGAGCGACGCCGATTTCGGCTACGTGGCCTGGATTCGCGGCGTGATGGACAAGGCCGGGGTGCCCTGGCAGATGGCGGAGCTCGGCAAGGTGGACCTGGGCGGCGGCGGCACGGTAGCCAAGTTCCTGGCCGTCTACGGCATGGACATCATCGATTTCGGCCCGCCGGTGCTCTCCATGCACAGCCCCTTCGAGCTGTGCTCCAAGGCGGACCTGTACGCCTCGGTCAAGGCATACAAGGCATTCCTGGAGAGCTAG
- a CDS encoding cytochrome c3 family protein gives MSNSPPRQAGMTNWFTVAMILLVVLVLGAGGAYTMQATDQAAFCSGCHTMDSAFWTFKNSGHAKLACNDCHAPNNLAAKIPFKAQAGGSDVWSTVSKNIPDVIHASKMHKDVIQANCKRCHEPTIQTVAMDAKPYCVECHRSVPHKSRTPISTRKVADG, from the coding sequence ATGAGCAACTCGCCGCCGAGACAGGCAGGAATGACGAACTGGTTTACAGTGGCCATGATACTCTTGGTGGTCCTGGTTCTTGGCGCTGGCGGCGCCTACACCATGCAGGCCACCGACCAGGCGGCCTTCTGCTCCGGGTGCCATACCATGGACTCGGCCTTCTGGACCTTCAAGAACTCCGGCCACGCGAAACTCGCCTGCAACGACTGCCACGCCCCCAACAATCTGGCCGCCAAGATCCCCTTCAAGGCCCAGGCGGGCGGCAGCGACGTCTGGAGCACCGTGTCCAAGAACATCCCCGACGTCATCCACGCCAGCAAGATGCACAAGGACGTGATCCAGGCCAACTGCAAGCGCTGCCATGAGCCCACCATCCAGACCGTGGCCATGGACGCCAAGCCCTACTGCGTGGAGTGCCACCGCTCCGTCCCGCACAAGTCCCGCACCCCCATTTCCACAAGGAAGGTCGCTGATGGCTAA
- a CDS encoding ammonia-forming cytochrome c nitrite reductase subunit c552 has product MAKNKIVLALLAAACLSVILAGCGQQADGPKSPTYKTGLKSEETSNKAFEKQFPAQWTTYQRNNKDDLQQMTDYGGPVPWDKNDNVNQPPKGNPKAAQPYLKNLWLGYPFSFEYKKARGHTYAIEDIENTDRINRFSEQAGLPTTCWNCKTNKMAGWHKEYGDKLWTMEFNSFREKQDKKDDSIGCAYCHDPADMKLRISSVPLKEAFQKLGVDLEKASRNEMRSYVCGQCHVEYYFQNAKFGPAAKPVFPWTTGATPDKPFGGIDPENIYEYYKDHGAVEMKGMEGWFADWVHPVSKVPMLKAQHPEFEMSANGPHGAAGVACADCHMAYTRTVDPDKKKTSNHQWTSPLLNIEGTCKQCHQDKTPEYLKERVLFSQRKVYDQLIKAQDYSARAHEAVRLGNEYKGEKNPAYDALMLQAKENVRHGQWMWDYVSAENSVGFHNPAKALDTLARSQEYSRRAADLAMQATNYGIGKDLEGDIRKIVPPILEWSRTMQMDPENLKKHKWTTYLTPLPKTAQVWDGDKRLIPAPAAAPAAPAAPAPAAPAAPAAPGAPAQGKS; this is encoded by the coding sequence ATGGCTAAGAACAAAATCGTGCTTGCGTTGCTCGCGGCCGCCTGCCTGAGCGTTATCCTGGCCGGATGCGGCCAGCAGGCCGACGGTCCCAAGTCCCCCACCTACAAGACCGGGCTGAAAAGCGAAGAGACCAGCAACAAGGCCTTCGAGAAGCAGTTCCCGGCCCAGTGGACCACCTACCAGCGCAACAACAAGGACGATCTCCAGCAGATGACCGACTACGGCGGACCAGTGCCCTGGGACAAGAACGACAACGTCAACCAGCCGCCCAAGGGCAACCCCAAGGCCGCGCAGCCCTACCTGAAGAACCTCTGGCTGGGCTATCCCTTCAGCTTTGAATACAAGAAGGCCCGTGGCCACACCTACGCCATCGAGGACATCGAGAACACCGACCGCATCAACCGCTTCTCCGAGCAGGCCGGGCTGCCCACCACCTGCTGGAACTGCAAGACCAACAAAATGGCCGGATGGCACAAGGAATACGGCGACAAGCTGTGGACCATGGAGTTCAACTCCTTCCGCGAGAAGCAGGACAAGAAGGACGACTCCATCGGCTGCGCCTACTGCCACGACCCGGCGGACATGAAGCTGCGCATCTCCTCCGTGCCGCTCAAGGAAGCCTTCCAGAAGCTCGGCGTGGACCTGGAAAAGGCCAGCCGCAACGAGATGCGCTCCTACGTGTGCGGCCAGTGCCACGTGGAGTACTACTTCCAGAACGCCAAGTTCGGCCCCGCAGCCAAGCCGGTCTTCCCCTGGACCACCGGCGCGACCCCGGACAAGCCTTTCGGCGGCATCGATCCCGAAAACATCTACGAATACTACAAAGACCACGGCGCCGTGGAAATGAAGGGAATGGAAGGCTGGTTCGCCGACTGGGTGCACCCCGTCTCCAAGGTTCCCATGCTGAAGGCCCAGCATCCCGAGTTCGAGATGTCCGCCAACGGCCCCCACGGCGCTGCCGGCGTGGCCTGCGCCGACTGCCACATGGCCTACACGCGCACCGTGGACCCGGACAAGAAGAAGACCAGCAACCACCAGTGGACCTCGCCCCTTCTGAACATCGAAGGCACCTGCAAGCAGTGCCACCAGGACAAGACCCCGGAATACCTGAAGGAACGCGTGCTGTTCAGCCAGCGCAAGGTGTATGACCAGCTCATCAAGGCCCAGGACTACTCCGCCCGCGCCCACGAGGCCGTGCGCCTGGGCAACGAGTACAAGGGCGAGAAGAACCCCGCCTATGACGCGCTCATGCTCCAGGCCAAGGAGAACGTGCGCCACGGCCAGTGGATGTGGGACTACGTCTCCGCCGAGAACTCCGTGGGCTTCCACAACCCCGCCAAGGCCCTGGACACCCTGGCCCGCTCCCAGGAGTACAGCCGCCGCGCCGCCGACCTGGCCATGCAGGCCACCAACTACGGCATCGGCAAGGACCTGGAAGGCGACATCCGCAAGATCGTTCCGCCCATCCTGGAGTGGAGCCGCACCATGCAGATGGACCCCGAGAACCTGAAGAAGCACAAGTGGACCACCTACCTGACCCCGCTGCCTAAGACCGCCCAGGTCTGGGACGGCGATAAGAGGCTGATCCCCGCTCCCGCCGCCGCGCCTGCGGCTCCGGCAGCCCCTGCGCCTGCGGCTCCGGCGGCTCCGGCGGCTCCTGGCGCTCCGGCCCAGGGCAAGTCCTAG
- a CDS encoding type II toxin-antitoxin system RelE family toxin: MPYKVEFSPLAARQLKKLSRPFQEQVASIVKILADDPRPRGSIKLTGRPEYRVRSGNLRVLYRINDGALIVEIMTVADRKEAY; the protein is encoded by the coding sequence ATGCCGTATAAAGTCGAATTTTCGCCTCTTGCCGCGCGGCAGTTGAAGAAACTGAGTCGGCCCTTTCAAGAGCAGGTCGCATCGATCGTAAAAATACTCGCCGATGACCCCAGGCCTCGGGGCTCCATAAAGCTGACCGGCAGGCCTGAGTACCGCGTCCGTTCCGGAAATCTCCGGGTCTTGTATCGCATCAACGACGGAGCATTGATCGTCGAGATCATGACGGTGGCGGATCGGAAAGAGGCATATTGA
- the selB gene encoding selenocysteine-specific translation elongation factor, whose amino-acid sequence MPVIMGTAGHIDHGKTTLVKALTGVDCDRLAEEKKRGITIELGFAFMDLDQGKRVGVVDVPGHERFVKNMVAGAAGIDFVVLVIAADEGVMPQTREHLEICTLLGIKAGVVALTKLDSVDEDWLALVTEDVKAFLAPTFLAEAPIIPVSAHTGAGLDALKAEISRLADEFRPRRRSDLARLPIDRVFTMKGHGTVVTGTLIAGQLKAGDEAVLYPSGRSTKVRSLQVHGGSAELAQGGQRTAANIMGLEVEEMERGEVLAHPGTLFPSLAWNMEVTCLPSSPRALRHRGEVHFHHGTREVMARLYFLDRDKLEPGQSALCQARFESPLAGVSGDRCVMRAFSPLRTVAGGVILSPLGGRIKRNGPELADLAALAELASQPSPDPAERVRLHLKLKGRAGASFAELMVLTGLDSRDLEKTLQGFSGKGLASLWDREARQWISGAVLEELGAGLLTHLEAFHKREPLKQGVTRGELGSTWGRALPGKLMHFLAERLLKSGKLAQEQELLRLPGHSVSLGVDQADLRQRMVGVYESGGLTPPNYKDVLEQLGVSPKEAQPVYKLLQDQGIVSRIKEDMYFATSALDGLKATVQEYFSTKKELGPQDFRELTGLSRKFAIPLLEYLDKEKLTMRVGDTRMSRSR is encoded by the coding sequence ATGCCGGTCATCATGGGTACGGCCGGTCACATCGACCACGGCAAGACCACCCTCGTCAAAGCACTCACAGGCGTCGACTGCGACCGCCTGGCCGAAGAGAAAAAACGCGGCATCACCATCGAGCTGGGGTTTGCCTTCATGGACCTGGACCAGGGCAAACGCGTGGGCGTGGTGGACGTGCCCGGCCACGAGCGCTTCGTGAAGAACATGGTGGCCGGAGCCGCCGGGATCGACTTCGTGGTGCTTGTGATCGCGGCGGACGAGGGCGTGATGCCCCAGACCCGCGAACACCTGGAGATCTGCACGCTGCTCGGCATCAAGGCGGGCGTTGTGGCCCTGACCAAGCTGGACTCGGTGGACGAGGACTGGCTGGCCCTGGTCACAGAAGACGTCAAAGCCTTCCTGGCTCCCACCTTCCTGGCCGAAGCCCCCATCATCCCGGTGTCCGCCCACACCGGCGCGGGCCTGGACGCGCTGAAGGCCGAAATCTCCCGGCTGGCCGACGAATTTCGCCCAAGGCGCCGTTCCGACCTGGCGCGCCTGCCCATCGACCGCGTGTTCACCATGAAGGGCCACGGCACTGTTGTGACCGGCACCCTGATCGCCGGACAGCTCAAGGCCGGAGACGAGGCCGTGCTCTACCCGTCGGGCCGCTCCACCAAGGTGCGCAGCCTCCAGGTGCACGGCGGCTCCGCCGAGCTGGCCCAGGGCGGACAGCGCACCGCCGCCAACATCATGGGCCTGGAGGTGGAGGAGATGGAGCGCGGCGAGGTGCTGGCCCACCCCGGCACGCTGTTTCCCTCGCTGGCCTGGAACATGGAGGTGACCTGTCTGCCCTCCTCCCCCAGGGCTTTGCGGCACCGGGGCGAGGTCCATTTTCACCACGGCACGCGCGAAGTCATGGCCCGGCTGTATTTCCTGGACCGCGACAAGCTCGAGCCCGGACAGAGCGCCCTGTGCCAGGCGCGCTTCGAATCGCCCCTGGCCGGGGTCAGCGGCGACCGCTGCGTCATGCGGGCCTTCTCGCCGCTGCGCACCGTGGCGGGCGGGGTGATCCTGTCGCCGCTTGGGGGGCGCATCAAGCGAAACGGCCCGGAGCTTGCCGATCTGGCCGCGCTGGCGGAGCTTGCGTCGCAGCCGAGCCCCGACCCTGCCGAGCGGGTGCGCCTGCACCTGAAGCTCAAGGGTCGCGCCGGGGCCAGCTTTGCGGAGCTCATGGTGCTGACGGGCCTGGACAGCCGCGACCTGGAGAAGACCCTCCAGGGTTTTTCCGGCAAGGGGCTGGCCAGCCTCTGGGACCGCGAGGCGCGCCAGTGGATTTCCGGAGCAGTGCTGGAAGAGCTGGGCGCGGGGCTCCTCACCCACCTGGAGGCCTTCCACAAGCGCGAGCCGCTCAAGCAGGGCGTCACGCGCGGGGAGCTCGGCTCCACGTGGGGGCGCGCCCTGCCGGGAAAACTCATGCACTTCCTGGCGGAGCGCCTGCTCAAATCCGGCAAGCTGGCCCAGGAGCAGGAGCTCTTGCGCCTGCCCGGCCACTCCGTGAGCCTGGGCGTGGACCAGGCGGATCTTCGCCAGCGCATGGTCGGCGTGTACGAGTCCGGCGGCCTGACCCCCCCCAACTACAAGGACGTGCTGGAACAGCTCGGCGTCTCGCCCAAGGAGGCCCAGCCGGTGTACAAGCTGCTCCAGGACCAGGGGATCGTGTCGCGCATCAAGGAAGACATGTACTTCGCCACCAGCGCCCTGGACGGACTGAAGGCCACGGTGCAGGAGTACTTCTCCACGAAAAAGGAGCTCGGCCCGCAGGATTTCCGCGAGCTTACCGGCCTGTCGCGCAAATTCGCCATCCCTCTGCTGGAGTACCTGGACAAGGAGAAACTCACCATGCGCGTAGGGGACACGCGCATGTCCCGGAGCCGCTGA
- the selA gene encoding L-seryl-tRNA(Sec) selenium transferase, whose amino-acid sequence MNHLFRLLPSMDRVLAHLESGPHMADFAHVPRPLVREAAQAFLDGLREEIKAGLVADEASLSWDTLASRIACFARSFVRPRFRRVLNATGVVVHTNLGRSVLPESAVTAVIDACRHYSNLEFDLATGQRGSRHSLVESLLCQLTGAEAAIAVNNNAAAVFLVLESLCKGREVVVSRGQLVEIGGSFRVPEVMAKSGAILREVGATNRTHLRDYEAAIGPDTAALMRVHTSNFRMIGFTKEVGLDELCALGRERALPVIEDLGSGTLYDFAQAGLPGEPTVRDVVAAGADVVTFSGDKMLGGPQAGVIIGKREHLDVIRKNQLARALRLDKMTLAALEAVLRLYLDPAIARREIPTLAMICATPKELADKARRLARTLKRSVGAHFEVSVRPGASRVGGGAFPERDLPTSLVCLYPLDASLKVDDLRERLLHTDPPLVGRVEDGRFCLDPRTLTIPEFTLAASALALAASGNHC is encoded by the coding sequence GTGAACCACCTGTTCCGGCTCCTGCCGTCCATGGACCGCGTCCTGGCCCATCTGGAATCCGGCCCGCACATGGCAGACTTCGCCCACGTCCCGCGCCCCCTGGTGCGCGAGGCCGCCCAGGCCTTCCTGGACGGACTGCGCGAGGAGATAAAGGCCGGACTCGTGGCCGACGAAGCGTCTCTCTCCTGGGACACGCTGGCCTCGCGCATTGCCTGCTTCGCACGCAGCTTCGTTCGCCCGCGCTTTCGCCGCGTGCTGAACGCCACGGGCGTGGTGGTGCACACCAACCTGGGCCGCTCCGTGCTGCCTGAATCCGCCGTGACCGCTGTCATCGACGCCTGCCGCCACTACTCTAACCTGGAGTTCGATCTCGCAACCGGCCAGCGCGGCAGCCGCCATAGCCTGGTGGAGTCGCTGCTGTGCCAGCTCACCGGGGCCGAGGCGGCCATCGCGGTCAACAACAACGCCGCAGCCGTGTTCCTGGTGCTGGAGAGCCTGTGCAAGGGCCGCGAGGTGGTGGTGTCGCGCGGGCAGTTGGTGGAGATCGGCGGGTCCTTCCGGGTGCCGGAGGTCATGGCCAAGAGCGGGGCCATCCTGCGCGAAGTGGGAGCCACCAACCGCACCCACCTGCGCGACTACGAGGCGGCCATCGGGCCGGATACCGCCGCGCTCATGCGCGTGCACACCTCGAATTTCCGCATGATCGGATTTACCAAGGAAGTCGGGCTGGACGAACTCTGCGCCCTGGGACGCGAGCGCGCCCTGCCCGTCATCGAAGACCTGGGCAGCGGCACGCTCTACGATTTCGCCCAGGCCGGGCTGCCCGGCGAACCCACGGTGCGAGACGTCGTGGCCGCAGGGGCGGACGTAGTCACCTTCAGCGGCGACAAGATGCTGGGCGGGCCGCAGGCGGGCGTCATCATCGGCAAACGCGAACACCTGGACGTCATCCGCAAGAACCAGCTGGCCCGGGCGCTGCGCCTGGACAAGATGACCCTGGCCGCCCTGGAGGCCGTGCTTCGCCTGTACCTGGACCCGGCAATCGCGCGCCGCGAGATCCCCACCCTGGCCATGATCTGCGCAACGCCCAAGGAACTGGCCGACAAGGCCCGGCGTCTGGCCCGCACGCTCAAACGAAGCGTGGGCGCTCACTTCGAGGTGTCGGTGCGTCCGGGGGCGTCGCGCGTGGGCGGCGGCGCATTTCCCGAGCGCGATTTGCCTACGTCGCTGGTATGCTTATATCCTCTGGATGCGTCGCTCAAAGTGGACGACCTGCGCGAGCGCCTGCTGCACACCGACCCGCCCCTGGTGGGCCGCGTGGAAGACGGGCGCTTCTGCCTGGACCCGCGCACGCTGACCATCCCTGAATTCACGCTGGCCGCCTCGGCACTGGCCTTGGCCGCGTCCGGCAATCACTGTTAA